One genomic region from Haloprofundus salinisoli encodes:
- a CDS encoding M24 family metallopeptidase gives MTDRYETRRSALFDELPESVETVYVAPSETLRYLSGLSMHQSERPTLLVLSRETEPAAVLPKLETDRVADALGDDVSFYTYGDATDPTRAASEAFDRLAEERELSGEAAVEFRSTRVLEYNLLTDYHDPASIRDLEPAAAALRARKDDSERESMRKAARIADRVLQETFEDIEVGMSERDVERAIEKRVIDSDADSYAGGIVTVGERTAFPHADTGHTKVEEGDLVMIDFYIRVDGYFSDITRTVAVGDPGEKCREVYEVVREAARAGREAVAEGVPYQNVDRAARRVIDDAGYGDYFPHRLGHGLGLEGHEPPYLVEGNEATLDVGDAFTVEPGVYVDGVGGVRVEDDVLLTEEGAEVLTETPRDLRIL, from the coding sequence GTGACAGATAGATACGAGACTCGGCGGTCGGCGCTGTTCGACGAACTGCCGGAGTCGGTCGAGACAGTGTACGTCGCCCCGAGCGAGACGCTTCGTTATCTCTCGGGACTGTCGATGCACCAGAGCGAGCGTCCGACGCTGCTGGTCCTCTCGCGGGAGACGGAGCCGGCGGCCGTCCTTCCCAAACTGGAGACCGACCGCGTCGCAGACGCCCTCGGTGACGACGTGTCGTTCTACACCTACGGCGACGCGACGGACCCGACGCGGGCGGCGAGCGAGGCGTTCGACCGACTCGCCGAAGAGAGGGAGCTATCCGGCGAGGCGGCCGTCGAGTTCCGTTCGACGCGCGTCCTGGAGTACAACCTCCTCACCGACTACCACGACCCAGCGTCGATACGCGACCTCGAACCCGCCGCGGCGGCGTTGCGCGCTCGAAAGGACGACTCGGAGCGCGAGTCGATGCGGAAGGCGGCACGCATCGCCGACCGCGTGTTACAGGAGACGTTCGAGGATATCGAGGTGGGGATGAGTGAGCGCGACGTAGAGCGCGCCATCGAGAAGCGCGTCATCGACAGCGACGCCGACAGCTACGCGGGTGGCATCGTCACCGTCGGCGAGCGGACGGCGTTTCCGCACGCGGACACCGGTCACACGAAAGTCGAGGAAGGCGACCTCGTGATGATAGATTTCTACATCCGCGTCGACGGCTACTTCTCGGACATCACCCGGACCGTCGCCGTCGGCGACCCGGGTGAGAAGTGTCGCGAGGTATATGAGGTCGTCCGCGAGGCCGCCCGCGCGGGGCGCGAAGCGGTCGCTGAGGGAGTTCCCTACCAAAACGTCGACCGCGCCGCACGACGCGTCATCGACGACGCCGGCTATGGCGACTACTTCCCGCACCGCCTCGGTCACGGTCTCGGCCTTGAGGGCCACGAACCGCCGTATCTGGTCGAAGGTAACGAGGCGACGCTCGACGTCGGCGACGCGTTCACCGTCGAACCTGGCGTCTACGTCGACGGCGTCGGCGGCGTCAGAGTCGAAGACGACGTGCTGTTGACCGAAGAGGGGGCGGAAGTGCTGACCGAGACGCCCCGGGACCTACGGATTCTGTAG